From a region of the Alnus glutinosa chromosome 1, dhAlnGlut1.1, whole genome shotgun sequence genome:
- the LOC133863541 gene encoding probable protein S-acyltransferase 6 — translation MALMQRNMYTNPLPPQLSDSNRRIIGDPNGSPSLRVYQLWKGNNRFCLGGRLIFGPDVRSIFLTLFLIVTPVVLFCAFVSRSLIHEFHHHHLGRIVVAICAVFTLYVIILLFLTSGRDPGIIPRNPHPPEPEDEGDSSGISADWPGSQSGAPSLPPVKDVMVNGMVVKVKYCQTCMLYRPPRCSHCSICNNCVERFDHHCPWVGQCIGKRNYRFFFMFVSSTTILCLYVFAFCWVNVRKIMDAYHCNLWRAFLKSPVSGILVLYTFIAAWFVGGLTAFHLYLIITNQTTYENFRYRYDGKMNPYNRGCALNIVEIFYSKIPTSKNNFRAKVKGDASSVFTTSMSMRNAMSPEMPKTSFDIESGKRQAVAAEDFEEIQSQIDSVGGLERCGTQPRHANWDHKANWEISPDIRMLAADFAMEQGSTERQKIHGGH, via the exons ATGGCTTTGATGCAACGAAACATGTATACGAATCCACTCCCTCCGCAGCTCTCCGACTCCAACAGGCGTATCATCGGTGACCCAAATGGTTCCCCGTCCCTGCGTGTTTATCAACTTTGGAAAGGAAACAAT AGATTCTGCCTCGGAGGCAGGCTTATATTTGGTCCAGATGTGAGGTCCATATTCCTTACGCTGTTTCTGATCGTGACCCCAGTGGTCCTGTTTTGTGCCTTTGTTTCTCGGAGCCTCATTCATGAGTTCCACCACCACCATCTGGGCAGAATTGTTGTAGCTATATGCGCTGTCTTCACTCTATAT GTTATAATTCTCCTCTTCCTTACATCTGGAAGAGATCCTGGCATCATTCCTCGTAACCCACATCCTCCAGAACCCGAAGACGAAGGCGATAGCTCAGGTATCTCTGCTGATTGGCCTGGAAGTCAAAGTGGTGCGCCAAGCTTACCACCTGTAAAAGATGTTATGGTTAATGGCATGGTAGTTAAGGTCAAATATTGTCAAACATGCATGCTATATCGCCCACCACGATgctctcattgttctatttgcAATAACTGCGTCGAGCGTTTTGATCACCACTGCCCATGGGTGGGACAGTGTATTGGGAAG AGGAATTACAGATTCTTCTTCATGTTTGTGTCCTCCACAACCATTCTATGCCTATATGTTTTTGCCTTCTGCTGGGTCAACGTTAGGAAAATAATGGACGCATACCATTGTAATCTCTGGAGGGCTTTTCTGAAGTCCCCTGTTTCAGGAATCCTGGTTTTATATACATTCATAGCTGCTTGGTTTGTTGGAGGTCTTACCGCATTTCATCTCTATTTAATTATCACCAATCAG ACAACATATGAGAATTTCCGGTACAGGTATGATGGGAAGATGAATCCTTATAACCGCGGGTGTGCCCTCAATATTGTGGAAATCTTCTATTCTAAAATTCCCACGTCTAAGAACAACTTCAGGGCAAAGGTAAAGGGGGATGCATCTTCCGTCTTCACCACTTCCATGTCAATGCGCAATGCAATGAGCCCAGAAATGCCCAAAACAAGCTTTGACATAGAGAGTGGAAAACGGCAAGCTGTTGCTGCTGAAGATTTTGAAGAAATACAGAGTCAGATTGACAGTGTTGGTGGATTGGAGAGGTGCGGAACCCAGCCAAGACACGCAAACTGGGATCACAAAGCGAACTGGGAGATCTCACCTGATATACGAATGTTGGCTGCTGACTTTGCAATGGAACAAGGTTCGACAGAGAGACAGAAAATACATGGAGGCCACTAA
- the LOC133863534 gene encoding zinc finger protein GAI-ASSOCIATED FACTOR 1-like: MSNFAQEFEDDEQFQSTVVSQSSTGSPPPAEKGRDASTPSTISKKKRNLPGNPDPDAEVVALSPRTLMATNRYVCEVCHKGFQRDQNLQLHRRGHNLPWKLKQRTNTQVKKRVFVCPVPDCVHHDPSRALGDLTGIKKHFCRKHGEKKWKCDRCSKRYAVQSDWKAHTKICGSREYRCDCGTIFSRKDSFVTHRAFCDALTEENHRANQKIAAGGGMLQSHAQDLFISSVASPDSFSNTYTTINLSISNENGDSSLKPLSLDSAGVMISGTLDPTFNPKTSRTCFSSDSGSNAYPMAIGSCYTSATALLQKAAEMGAKTSDNSFAPILLRGFNGYSIGSMNSSGSAQEGSSVIGGNIGPIGGSNNGSIVGDEETYNKALDPGAGDQLPSHTVSQTGLFRSPLSMHSENGHAGDLLFKRVHIGGEKTTVDFLGVESSGNSSTGKKGSYDGNMIGLEYPNAEQSMHNLHSEW, encoded by the exons ATGTCAAACTTTGCTCAGGAATTTGAAGACGATGAGCAGTTCCAAAGCACCGTTGTTTCTCAGTCTTCTACCGGGAGTCCACCTCCTGCCGAAAAAGGTCGTGATGCCTCCACTCCCTCCACCatatccaaaaagaaaagaaatcttcCAGGGAATCCAG ACCCAGATGCAGAGGTTGTAGCACTGTCACCAAGAACTCTGATGGCAACAAATAGATATGTATGTGAGGTATGTCACAAAGGATTTCAGAGAGATCAGAACCTTCAGCTCCACAGAAGGGGGCACAACTTGCCGTGGAAGCTTAAGCAAAGGACGAACACGCAGGTTAAGAAGAGGGTGTTTGTCTGTCCAGTGCCTGACTGCGTGCATCATGACCCAAGCCGGGCTTTAGGTGACTTAACTGGAATCAAGAAACACTTCTGCAGGAAGCATGGAGAAAAGAAATGGAAGTGTGACAGGTGCTCCAAACGCTACGCTGTTCAATCAGACTGGAAGGCTCACACCAAGATCTGTGGGAGCCGAGAATATCGTTGTGATTGTGGGACAATCTTCTCCAG GAAGGACAGCTTTGTCACGCACAGAGCCTTCTGTGATGCATTGACAGAGGAGAATCACAGGGCAAACCAGAAAATTGCTGCCGGAGGAGGAATGTTACAGAGCCACGCACAAGATCTGTTCATTTCATCAGTGGCCAGCCCTGATTCCTTCTCAAATACATACACGACGATAAACTTGTCAATATCTAATGAGAACGGTGACAGTTCACTAAAGCCACTGTCTTTGGACTCAGCTGGAGTCATGATATCAGGTACTTTAGATCCTACTTTCAACCCAAAAACATCACGGACATGTTTTAGCTCTGACAGCGGATCAAATGCCTATCCCATGGCAATTGGTTCCTGTTACACATCAGCAACAGCCCTGTTACAGAAAGCTGCAGAAATGGGTGCTAAAACCAGCGATAATTCATTTGCGCCAATATTACTCAGAGGATTTAATGGGTACTCCATTGGCAGCATGAACTCATCCGGGTCTGCCCAGGAGGGTTCTTCGGTAATTGGAGGCAATATAGGGCCAATTGGTGGGAGCAACAATGGTTCTATTGTGGGAGATGAAGAAACCTATAACAAAGCCTTGGACCCAGGGGCAGGGGATCAACTACCAAGTCATACTGTTTCTCAGACTGGATTGTTTCGCTCTCCTCTTTCTATGCACTCAGAAAACGGACATGCCGGTGATCTGCTGTTTAAACGTGTACACATTGGAGGAGAAAAAACGACTGTTGATTTCTTAGGAGTGGAATCATCTGGGAATTCGAGCACGGGGAAAAAAGGAAGCTACGATGGTAATATGATTGGGTTGGAATATCCAAATGCAGAGCAAAGCATGCACAATTTGCACTCGGAATGGTAA
- the LOC133863560 gene encoding potassium transporter 5 — MADQQAVETRETDINEGAEITAEGKNMQERKISWAKLRRVDSLNLEAGRVSTLQSHGSKVNWTRTLSLAFQSLGVIYGDIGTSPLYVFSSTFTNGIDHLDDIIGVLSLIIYTIALVPMLKYVFIVLRANDNGDGGTFALYSLICRYAKVSLIPNQQPEDRELSNYRLETPSNQLSRASKIKEKLENSKTTQVLLFLVTIMGTSMVIGDGVLTPSISVLSAVGGISSLGKNAVVGVSVAILIVLFSVQRFGTDKVGFTFAPIIFLWFLFISGIGLYNLFKYDLGVLRAFNPAYIIDYFKRNGKKGWISLGGVFLCITGTEAMFADLGHFNVAAVQISFSFMTFPALITAYSGQAAYLRKFPENVHSTFYDSIPGPIYWPTFVVAVAAAIIASQAMISGAFAILSQSQSLGCFPRVKIVHTSAKYEGQVYIPEANYTLMIACVLVTVAFKTTDKIGNAYGIAVVSVMIITTSMLTLIMLVIWKISIWWIALFFVVFASIEGIYLSSVLYKFMQGGFLPLVFAFFLSTIMGIWHYVHVQRYTFELRNKVSKDFIEKLATNPDINRVPGMGLLYSELVQGIPPIFPHFVSNIPSIHSVLVFVSIKPIPISKVLLEERFLFRQVEPRDYHMFRCVVRYGYNDVIEEPKVFERQLVEHLKEFIHHQHFILDGGTTSEQMAEPAVNTHHSSLLGKDGKARGSTLHVEELLEQPNPSRISSGSNSIRSLNVAKSTYSSNGNISVPIQGVEEEMKFVQKAMESGVVYLLGEAEVVADQKSSLFKKIVVNYAYNFLRKNFRQGEKLLSIPHTRLLRVGMTYEI, encoded by the exons ATGGCAGATCAGCAAGCGGTTGAGACGAGAGAAACGGATATCAATGAAGGAGCCGAAATAACAGCTGAGGGAAAGAACATGCAAGAGCGAAAGATATCATGGGCAAAGCTGCGCCGGGTGGACTCCTTGAATTTAGAGGCTGGAAGAGTTTCCACGTTGCAAAGCCATGGCTCCAAG GTGAATTGGACGAGGACGTTAAGTTTAGCATTTCAGAGTCTAGGGGTGATATACGGTGACATAGGGACGTCTCCACTTTATGTGTTTTCCAGCACTTTCACCAATGGTATTGACCACCTAGATGACATTATTGGAGTGTTGTCCCTCATCATCTACACTATAGCGCTCGTACCCATGCTCAAGTATGTCTTTATTGTGTTGAGGGCTAATGACAACGGTGATG GTGGAACATTTGCACTCTATTCCTTGATATGCCGGTATGCAAAGGTGAGCCTAATTCCAAATCAGCAGCCAGAGGACAGGGAGCTGTCCAACTACAGACTCGAAACACCGTCCAACCAGTTGAGTCGGGCTTCTAAGATTAAGGAGAAGCTCGAGAATAGTAAAACTACACAAGTTTTGCTTTTCCTTGTCACCATCATGGGAACTTCCATGGTAATTGGAGATGGGGTTCTTACTCCATCCATTTCAG TTCTTTCTGCGGTAGGTGGGATAAGCTCGCTGGGCAAAA ATGCTGTTGTGGGGGTTTCGGTAGCAATCTTGATTGTTCTCTTCTCTGTTCAACGATTTGGCACCGACAAAGTAGGCTTCACGTTTGCGCCTATCATCTTCTTGTGGTTTTTGTTCATCAGTGGCATCGGTCTTTACAACTTGTTCAAATATGACCTTGGCGTATTACGGGCTTTCAATCCAGCATACATCATAGATTACTTCAAAAGAAATGGTAAAAAAGGATGGATTTCCCTTGGTGGAGTTTTTCTGTGCATAACAG GGACCGAGGCCATGTTTGCTGATCTGGGTCACTTCAATGTTGCTGCAGTCCAA ATCAGTTTCTCTTTCATGACGTTTCCTGCATTAATAACTGCATACAGTGGGCAAGCAGCATACCTCAGAAAATTCCCTGAGAACGTTCATAGTACTTTCTATGACTCCATACCAG GCCCAATATACTGGCCAACATTCGTTGTGGCTGTAGCTGCTGCCATTATTGCCAGCCAAGCTATGATATCTGGGGCATTTGCAATTCTCTCCCAGTCGCAAAGTCTGGGTTGTTTTCCAAGGGTTAAGATTGTCCATACCTCTGCTAAGTATGAAGGCCAGGTGTACATACCCGAGGCCAACTACACTCTCATGATTGCTTGTGTGTTAGTCACAGTGGCCTTCAAGACTACTGATAAGATCGGAAATGCATACG GAATTGCTGTGGTTTCTGTGATGATAATCACCACAAGTATGCTTACTTTAATAATGCTAGTTATCTGGAAGATAAGCATATGGTGGATTGCTCTTTTCTTTGTGGTGTTTGCTTCCATAGAGGGGATATATCTATCATCTGTCCTGTACAAGTTCATGCAGGGTGGATTCCTTCCACTGGTGTTTGCTTTTTTCCTATCGACAATAATGGGGATTTGGCATTATGTACACGTACAGAGATACACGTTTGAGCTGAGGAACAAGGTTTCTAAAGATTTCATTGAAAAATTGGCCACCAACCCAGATATAAACCGGGTGCCAGGGATGGGACTCCTTTACTCGGAGCTTGTACAGGGAATTCCTCCAATATTTCCTCACTTCGTATCTAACATACCATCCATCCACTCTGTTCTAGTGTTTGTCTCCATTAAGCCCATTCCGATTAGCAAAGTTTTGCTGGAAGAGAGGTTTCTGTTCCGACAAGTTGAACCAAGGGACTATCACATGTTCCGCTGCGTGGTGAGGTATGGCTACAATGATGTGATCGAGGAACCCAAGGTATTTGAGCGCCAATTAGTGGAGCACTTGAAAGAGTTCATCCACCATCAACACTTCATCCTTGATGGGGGGACGACTAGTGAGCAAATGGCTGAGCCAGCTGTGAACACCCACCATTCCTCTCTACTGGGGAAAGATGGAAAAGCAAGAGGATCAACCCTTCACGTTGAGGAATTACTAGAACAGCCTAATCCATCTCGCATTTCATCGGGTTCTAATTCAATACGGTCACTCAATGTGGCTAAGTCGACCTATTCTTCCAACGGAAATATCTCTGTTCCGATCCAGGGAGTGGAAGAGGAGATGAAGTTCGTGCAGAAAGCGATGGAGAGTGGTGTGGTTTATCTCCTGGGAGAAGCGGAAGTGGTGGCAGATCAGAAATCATCCTTGTTCAAGAAGATAGTTGTCAACTATGCCTATAATTTCTTGAGAAAAAATTTTAGGCAAGGGGAGAAATTACTGTCCATTCCACATACTAGGCTTCTCAGGGTTGGAATGACATATGAGATATGA
- the LOC133863567 gene encoding DEAD-box ATP-dependent RNA helicase 21, with the protein MKRSIEDVSAVTSAAAAKKPVFLTKAQREELALKRRQQEADQLHHRRQDLLSSLGGPSDASASTSNHDSKPSDSDRLRDRDRDRDRDRDRDRDRDRDRDRRDRERDRDRDFERRSHRERDREEEARTRERERARLEKLAERERDKELDAIKEQYLGSKKPKKRVIKPSEKFRFSFDWENTEDTSRDMNSLYQNPHEAQLLFGRGFRAGVDRREQKKLAAKNEKDMREEIRRKDGVEERPEEAAAQKLKEQAADLYDTFDMRVDRHWSEKKLEEMAERDWRIFREDFNISYKGSKIPRPMRAWAESKLSPELLKAVEKAGYKKPSPIQMAAIPLGMQQRDVIGIAETGSGKTAAFVLPMLTYITRLPPMSEENEAEGPYAVVMAPTRELAQQIEEETNKFAKHLGIKVVSIVGGQSIEEQGFKIRQGCEVVIATPGRLIDCLERRYAVLNQCNYVVLDEADRMIDMGFEPQVVGVLDAMPSSNLKPENEDEELDEKKIYRTTYMFSATMPPAVERLARKYLRNPVVVTIGTAGKATELITQHVNMMKESEKFYRLQRLLDELGDRTAIVFVNTKKNADNVAKNLDKAGYRVTTLHGGKSQEQREISLEGFRTKRYNVLVATDVAGRGIDIPDVAHVINFDMPGNIEMYTHRIGRTGRAGKTGVATTFLTLHDSDVFYDLKQMLIQNNSPVPPELARHEASKFKPGSIPDRPPRRNDTVFAH; encoded by the coding sequence ATGAAACGTTCAATCGAAGACGTTTCCGCCGTCACCAGCGCCGCCGCCGCCAAGAAGCCAGTCTTCCTGACCAAAGCCCAGCGCGAAGAATTGGCCCTTAAACGCCGTCAACAAGAAGCTGATCAACTCCACCATCGCCGTCAAGACCTCCTCTCCTCCCTTGGTGGCCCCTCTGACGCCTCCGCCTCCACTTCCAACCATGACTCCAAGCCCTCCGATTCCGACCGCCTCCGCGACCGAGACCGCGATCGCGACCGTGACCGCGACCGCGACCGCGACCGAGACCGCGACCGAGACCGACGCGATCGAGAGCGCGACCGGGACCGTGACTTTGAGCGGCGGAGCCACCGCGAGAGGGATCGCGAAGAGGAGGCTAGGACTCGCGAGCGAGAGCGTGCACGCTTAGAGAAATTGGCGGAGCGAGAGCGTGACAAGGAGCTAGATGCCATCAAGGAGCAGTACCTGGGGTCGAAGAAGCCCAAGAAGCGGGTCATCAAACCGAGCGAGAAATTCCGCTTCTCTTTCGATTGGGAGAACACGGAGGACACCTCCCGAGACATGAACTCTCTCTACCAGAACCCTCACGAGGCCCAGCTATTGTTCGGACGGGGCTTCCGTGCCGGAGTGGACCGTCGCGAGCAGAAGAAGCTGGCCGCCAAGAACGAGAAAGATATGCGGGAGGAGATTCGTCGGAAGGATGGCGTGGAGGAGAGGCCCGAGGAGGCGGCGGCGCAGAAGCTCAAGGAACAAGCCGCGGATCTCTACGACACCTTCGACATGAGGGTGGATCGCCACTGGAGCGAGAAGAAGCTGGAGGAAATGGCTGAGAGAGACTGGAGGATCTTCAGGGAGGACTTCAACATCTCCTACAAGGGTTCCAAGATCCCTCGGCCCATGAGGGCTTGGGCCGAGAGCAAACTGAGTCCCGAGCTGTTGAAGGCGGTGGAGAAAGCGGGGTACAAGAAGCCCTCACCCATACAGATGGCGGCCATTCCGCTCGGTATGCAACAGCGCGATGTGATTGGGATTGCGGAGACTGGCTCTGGTAAGACTGCTGCTTTTGTTCTTCCCATGCTCACTTACATTACCAGGCTTCCTCCCATGAGTGAAGAGAACGAGGCCGAAGGCCCTTATGCCGTTGTAATGGCTCCCACCCGTGAGCTTGCGCAGCAGATTGAGGAGGAGACTAACAAGTTCGCCAAGCATTTGGGGATCAAAGTGGTCTCCATTGTTGGCGGTCAGTCCATTGAGGAGCAGGGTTTTAAGATTAGGCAAGGTTGTGAGGTTGTCATTGCTACGCCGGGACGTTTGATTGATTGCTTGGAGAGGCGCTATGCGGTTCTGAATCAGTGTAATTATGTTGTTCTTGACGAGGCCGACCGCATGATTGATATGGGTTTCGAGCCACAGGTTGTGGGTGTCTTGGATGCAATGCCTTCTAGTAATTTGAAGCCCGAGAACGAAGATGAAGAGCTTGACGAGAAGAAGATTTACAGAACCACGTATATGTTCAGTGCCACCATGCCGCCTGCTGTGGAGCGCCTTGCTAGAAAGTATTTGAGAAATCCTGTGGTGGTAACGATAGGCACTGCTGGAAAGGCCACCGAATTGATAACCCAGCATGTGAACATGATGAAGGAATCGGAGAAGTTTTATAGGTTACAGAGATTGCTTGACGAACTTGGCGATAGGACTGCAATTGTGTTTGTGAACACTAAGAAGAATGCAGATAACGTTGCCAAGAACTTGGATAAGGCAGGCTACCGTGTGACAACTTTGCATGGTGGGAAGTCACAGGAGCAGAGGGAAATTAGCCTTGAGGGTTTTAGGACCAAGAGATACAATGTCCTTGTTGCCACTGATGTCGCAGGACGTGGGATTGACATACCTGATGTGGCCCATGTCATAAATTTTGATATGCCTGGGAATATTGAGATGTACACTCACCGTATTGGACGAACGGGCCGTGCTGGCAAGACTGGTGTGGCCACTACTTTCTTGACTCTTCATGACTCTGATGTCTTTTATGATCTCAAGCAGATGCTTATCCAGAATAATAGTCCTGTTCCTCCTGAGCTTGCAAGGCACGAGGCTTCCAAGTTCAAGCCGGGTTCAATTCCTGATAGACCACCAAGACGCAATGACACTGTTTTTGCTCATTGA